The proteins below are encoded in one region of Anaerolineales bacterium:
- a CDS encoding 50S ribosomal protein L16, giving the protein MLMPKRVKYRKQMRGRMKGTELRGADVHFGDFGLQALEPGWVTARQIEAARRAIMHALKRRGKVWIRIFPDKPYTQKPAETRMGKGKGNVEYWVAVVKPGRVMFEVGGGLPEDEARQALRLAQFKLAIKTKVVGRHDRVAGGEQ; this is encoded by the coding sequence ATGCTCATGCCTAAAAGAGTAAAGTATCGCAAGCAAATGCGCGGTCGCATGAAGGGCACCGAGCTGCGCGGCGCTGACGTCCATTTTGGAGACTTCGGCCTGCAAGCTCTGGAACCCGGTTGGGTCACTGCGCGACAGATCGAAGCTGCCCGTCGGGCGATCATGCACGCCCTGAAGCGGCGCGGTAAGGTGTGGATCCGCATCTTCCCCGACAAGCCCTACACCCAGAAACCTGCCGAAACCCGCATGGGTAAAGGCAAGGGAAATGTCGAATACTGGGTAGCAGTGGTCAAACCGGGACGCGTCATGTTTGAGGTTGGTGGTGGGCTCCCAGAAGATGAGGCCCGTCAAGCTTTACGTCTGGCACAATTCAAGCTGGCGATTAAGACTAAAGTTGTCGGTCGCCACGACCGTGTTGCCGGAGGTGAACAATGA
- a CDS encoding 30S ribosomal protein S3, whose product MGRKVNPIGFRLKINKTWEGRWYAEGKEYVDQLHQDFELRNLVRKEASRAGVSRIEIERFPGKVKIVVNTAKPGVLIGRKGESVKILRQHLEAIVGKKIDLEIKEIKSPDLDAYLVAHNIAEQLERRISYQRAMKRAIQQAIRQGAEGIRVEVGGRLSGAEMARVVNMREGRVPRATLRADIDYHQTQALTTYGRIGVKVWIYRGELLPTVEEQVESTEGVYVSE is encoded by the coding sequence ATGGGTCGCAAAGTAAATCCGATTGGCTTTCGCCTTAAGATCAACAAAACCTGGGAAGGGCGCTGGTACGCCGAAGGTAAGGAATACGTCGACCAGCTGCACCAGGATTTCGAGCTACGTAACCTGGTCCGCAAGGAAGCTTCCCGTGCTGGAGTATCGCGCATCGAGATTGAGCGCTTCCCTGGGAAGGTAAAAATTGTCGTCAACACCGCTAAACCCGGTGTGCTGATCGGCCGCAAAGGTGAGAGCGTCAAGATCCTACGCCAACACCTGGAAGCCATCGTCGGCAAGAAGATCGATCTGGAGATCAAGGAGATCAAGAGCCCTGATCTGGATGCCTACCTGGTGGCACACAATATCGCCGAACAGCTTGAACGGCGCATCAGCTACCAGCGCGCCATGAAGCGCGCCATCCAGCAGGCCATTCGCCAGGGTGCTGAAGGCATCCGCGTGGAAGTCGGTGGTCGCCTGAGCGGAGCAGAAATGGCACGTGTGGTGAATATGCGTGAAGGTCGTGTACCGCGCGCCACCCTGCGTGCCGACATTGATTATCACCAGACCCAGGCACTGACCACTTATGGTCGCATCGGTGTCAAGGTTTGGATTTATCGTGGTGAATTATTGCCGACGGTCGAAGAGCAGGTTGAATCGACTGAGGGTGTATACGTAAGTGAGTAG
- a CDS encoding 50S ribosomal protein L22, with protein sequence MPSHDIRAQAMDTNISAQKARLVVDAVRGKDVVQAMTMLKFMPNYAARPVSKLLASAVANAEENFGVSRDDLFVYRIYADEAPTRKWRRFGPRGRFMPWLRRSSHLTVILREREGK encoded by the coding sequence ATGCCTTCCCATGATATTCGCGCCCAGGCCATGGATACCAATATCTCTGCCCAGAAGGCCCGCCTTGTGGTGGATGCTGTACGCGGCAAGGATGTTGTCCAGGCCATGACCATGTTGAAATTCATGCCGAATTACGCAGCCCGGCCAGTTTCCAAGCTACTTGCATCAGCTGTCGCCAACGCCGAAGAAAATTTCGGCGTCAGCCGTGATGACCTGTTCGTATACCGAATTTATGCTGATGAAGCACCCACCCGCAAATGGCGCCGTTTTGGCCCGCGCGGCAGATTTATGCCCTGGTTACGTCGCTCATCTCATCTAACCGTCATCCTGCGTGAGCGGGAAGGAAAGTAG
- a CDS encoding 30S ribosomal protein S19 — protein sequence MGRSLKKGPFVAPKLLKKIEAMNERGEKKVIRTWSRASTIFPQMVGHTVAVHDGRRHVPIYITENMVGHRLGEFAPTRTFRGHVTAEKKVKKGE from the coding sequence ATGGGACGATCTCTGAAAAAAGGGCCCTTTGTGGCACCGAAATTACTCAAGAAAATTGAAGCCATGAACGAACGTGGCGAGAAGAAAGTCATCCGCACCTGGAGTCGCGCCAGCACCATCTTCCCGCAGATGGTTGGGCATACCGTGGCAGTCCATGACGGTCGTCGGCATGTACCCATCTACATCACCGAGAATATGGTAGGGCATCGCCTGGGTGAGTTTGCCCCCACCCGCACTTTTCGCGGTCATGTGACTGCTGAAAAGAAAGTGAAGAAAGGGGAATAA
- a CDS encoding 50S ribosomal protein L2 translates to MAVKKYKPVTPSLRGMTGYSFEEITKSTPERSLIIDKHKHAGRDTTGRVSVRHRGGGNRRHIRIVDFKREKFGIPAKVSAIEYDPNRTARLALLFYTDGEKRYIIAPLDLKVGDVVMSGPTAEVRPGNSLPIANIPVGTLIHNLELKEGRGGQLVRSAGGAAQLLAKEGDFAQIRMPSGEVRLIRQTCFATVGQVGNLDHSNIKLGKAGRKRNMGIRPTVRGTAMSPRDHPHGGGEGRQPTGMPGPKSPWGRPTRGYKTRRNKLSDQYIIRKRGKSRR, encoded by the coding sequence ATGGCCGTAAAGAAATATAAGCCGGTAACTCCCTCCCTGCGCGGAATGACCGGTTATTCATTTGAAGAAATTACTAAATCCACACCCGAGCGGTCGTTGATCATCGACAAGCACAAGCATGCTGGTCGTGACACCACTGGCCGTGTGTCAGTTCGCCATCGTGGTGGTGGCAACCGCAGGCACATCCGCATTGTTGATTTCAAACGCGAGAAATTTGGCATTCCTGCCAAAGTGTCTGCGATTGAATACGATCCAAACCGCACCGCCCGCCTGGCATTGTTGTTCTATACCGATGGCGAGAAGCGTTATATCATCGCTCCCCTTGATCTGAAGGTTGGTGATGTGGTCATGTCAGGTCCTACTGCTGAAGTGAGACCCGGTAACAGCTTGCCGATTGCCAATATCCCGGTTGGTACGCTCATCCACAATCTTGAGCTAAAAGAAGGCCGGGGTGGTCAGCTTGTCCGATCAGCCGGTGGAGCTGCTCAACTGTTGGCTAAAGAAGGTGACTTTGCCCAGATCCGCATGCCATCAGGCGAAGTCCGCCTGATCCGCCAGACTTGCTTTGCCACCGTTGGGCAGGTCGGTAACCTGGATCACAGTAATATCAAACTCGGCAAAGCTGGTCGCAAGCGTAATATGGGCATCCGTCCAACCGTGCGTGGCACAGCCATGAGCCCCCGCGATCACCCCCATGGTGGTGGTGAAGGACGCCAACCTACTGGTATGCCCGGCCCGAAGAGCCCGTGGGGTCGGCCAACCCGAGGTTATAAGACCCGTCGTAATAAATTGTCGGATCAATATATTATCCGCAAGCGCGGCAAGAGCCGCAGGTAG
- a CDS encoding 50S ribosomal protein L23 — protein MTTIYDVLRRPIVTEKSNFQNANLHQYTFEVTSDATKGLIKDAVETLFDVEVIRVNLINVSPKRTRRWKSRRVMVRRSGYKKAIITLATGDTIDMFEGVK, from the coding sequence ATGACCACAATCTACGATGTCCTGCGCCGACCAATTGTCACTGAGAAGTCGAACTTTCAGAATGCCAACCTGCACCAGTACACATTCGAGGTTACCAGCGATGCAACCAAGGGATTAATCAAGGATGCAGTCGAAACCCTTTTTGATGTGGAAGTTATACGGGTAAATCTAATTAATGTATCCCCCAAGCGCACCCGCCGGTGGAAAAGCCGCCGTGTGATGGTTCGCCGCAGTGGTTACAAGAAAGCCATTATCACGCTGGCAACCGGTGACACCATTGATATGTTTGAAGGAGTTAAGTAA
- a CDS encoding 50S ribosomal protein L4 — MEVDVVNMEGEKIRTVELPAQIFEAPINIDLMHQAFVRQMANARLGTHSTKTRSEVSGGGKKPWKQKGTGRARQGSTRAAQWVGGGKVHTPKPRDYSLPMPRKMRQAALRSALSVRASEKAIVVVDELSLVEPKTKLMAQVMTKLVGSETAVILIPEKNPAYETIIRSASNLADTKTMLANYLNIRDLLSYDKIVLPVQSLDVIAAHLG, encoded by the coding sequence CGAGCTTCCGGCGCAGATTTTTGAAGCCCCAATTAACATTGATTTGATGCATCAGGCATTCGTACGGCAGATGGCCAATGCTCGCCTTGGAACCCACAGCACGAAGACTCGCAGCGAGGTTTCAGGCGGTGGCAAGAAGCCCTGGAAGCAAAAAGGCACTGGTCGGGCACGCCAGGGATCAACTCGTGCCGCCCAGTGGGTAGGTGGCGGTAAAGTTCACACCCCGAAACCCCGCGATTATTCCTTACCCATGCCACGCAAGATGCGCCAGGCAGCCTTGCGCTCAGCGCTTTCTGTCCGGGCTTCCGAAAAAGCCATTGTGGTGGTGGACGAGTTATCCCTGGTTGAACCCAAGACAAAGCTGATGGCCCAGGTGATGACAAAGCTGGTTGGCAGTGAAACCGCGGTCATCCTCATCCCCGAGAAAAACCCAGCCTACGAAACCATCATCCGCTCAGCCAGCAATCTGGCAGATACGAAAACTATGCTGGCAAATTATTTGAACATTCGCGACCTGCTCAGTTATGACAAGATCGTCCTACCTGTGCAATCGCTGGATGTCATCGCAGCCCATTTAGGGTAG